The Phytoactinopolyspora mesophila DNA window AGGATGGTTGGTGTGACTGAACTGGTACCAGTGGAGACCGAGCCCGAGGGCGGCGATGTCGTCGCCCGGATCTATGACGTCGCCTTGCTGGATCTTGATGGTGTGGTGTACATCGGCCCTGATCCTGTGGAGCATGCAGCCACCTCGCTGAAAGCCGCGCGAGCTGAGGGCATGCGCCTGGCATTTGTCACCAACAACGCCTCGCGGCCGCCCGGCGTGGTGTCCGCGCACTTGACCGAACTCGGCATCGAAGCATTCGAGCATGAGGTCGTCACGTCGGCCCAGGCAGCGGCGCGCCTTCTGGCGGAGCGGGTGCCCGCGAACGCGAAGGTGCTGGTGATCGGTGGCGAGGGGCTGTTCGCAGCGCTACGCGGGCAGGAGCTGGTCCCGGTGAGGTCTTTAGCGGAGGAGCCGGTCGCCGTTGTTCAGGGTTTTGGCCCGGACGTCGGCTGGCGAACACTGGCCGAAGCGTCGTACGCGGTGGCCAGTGGGTTGTTGTGGGTGGCCAGCAACCTTGATCGCACCGTGCCGACACCGCATGGAATTGCCCCCGGCAACG harbors:
- a CDS encoding HAD-IIA family hydrolase, with translation MTELVPVETEPEGGDVVARIYDVALLDLDGVVYIGPDPVEHAATSLKAARAEGMRLAFVTNNASRPPGVVSAHLTELGIEAFEHEVVTSAQAAARLLAERVPANAKVLVIGGEGLFAALRGQELVPVRSLAEEPVAVVQGFGPDVGWRTLAEASYAVASGLLWVASNLDRTVPTPHGIAPGNGALVDVVRTATGREPIAAGKPEPPMHREAMLRTGARRPLVVGDRLDTDIEGATRAGADSLLVLTGVTSAQEVVLARPGLRPTHIGHDLRALHEPASALAVTAGLQTVGEWRAEVTRGRLLLTGPRHAADDTTRLDALRAACGAAWAEEGDLDRPSVDAALASLFAR